CATGGAAAACATTGAGCGCCTCCTGCAGAAGCTTCAAGGCGGGGGCGACGGGGCCGAGCAGTACGAGGAGATCGTCTACGAAGGCTACGCCCCAGGCGGCGTGGCCCTTTTGGTCTACGCCCTCACCGACAACCGAAACCGCACCGCCGGCGAGGTGCGCCACGTCTTCAACAAGTACGGGGGTTCCCTGGGGGCTTCGGGAAGCGTGGCCTGGCAGTTTGAGCGCAGAGGGGTGATCGTCTGCCCAAACTCCGAGGCCGCCCAGGAGGCGGCCATTGAGCTTGGGGCCTTGGACCTGGAGGAGGAAGGGGAAAGCCTCACGGTCTACACCGACCCCAGCGACACCTACCGCATCGCTGAGGAGCTTAAGGGGCGGGGTATCCCTGTGGAGGCGGTGGAGGTGGTGCAACACCCGCAGAACACCGTGGCCTTACCCCCGGAGGAAGCCTTGAAGGTGATGCGCCTGGTGGAAGCCCTGGAGGACCTGGACGACGTGCAGCACGTCTACACCAACCTGGACCCTGCTAGCCTCCAGGTGGAGGCCTAATACCACCCCACCTTGGCTCTCGCCAAGGTGGGGCCCCAATCCCCTTGGGCCAGGTTCGGGAACGCCCAGGGAAAACCTGGGGCAAAGGAGGCTACTCCTTCTTGCGCTTCTTCTCCTCCCGCATCAGCCGCCTTCGCTCAGCCCGGGAAAGCCCGGGCTGGGGAGGCGGGGTGGCAGGGCGCTTCTTCTCCACGCCAAAGGGCCTGGCCTCCTCCTTAGGCGCCGGAACCGGCACGTAGGGGGCCTCCCGCACCGGGCGCACGGGCTCCATCTCCACCTTGAGCCGGAAGAGGAACTTGGCCACCTCCCCCTTGATGAAGCCCACCATGTCGTTGAAAAGCCGGGTGGCCTCGATCTTGTACTCCTGGAAGGGGTCCTTCTGCCCGTACCCCCGTAGGAAGATACCCTGCCGGAGCACATCCAGGTTGTGCAGGTGCTCTTTCCAGGCGGAGTCCACCACGTTGAGGATCACGAAGCGCTCCACCGCCCGCATGAGGGGTGGGGAAAGCTCCTGCTCCCTGGCCTCGTAGGCCTTTAGGGCCGCCTCCACCAGGCGCTCCACGCCCTCTTCCGGCTTTAGGGTGCGAAGCTCCTCAAAGGGGAAGTCCGCAATCTGGGGCACGGTGTCCAGGAGGGTGGCCTTGAGGGCCTCGAGGTCCCAGTCCTCCGGGTGCACCTGGGGGTTGAGGACGTTTTCCGCTATCCCCGCCACCGTCTCCTCCACCATGCCCAAAGCGGCCTCCTTCACCTCCTCGTCCTTCCCCAGAAGGATCAGGCGGCGCTGGGCGTAGATCACCTCCCGCTGGCGGGCCATCACGTCGTCAAACTGCAAAAGCTGCTTGCGGACGGCGAAGTTCCGGTCCTCCACCCGCTTCTGGGCCCGCTCAATGGAACGGGTCACCATGGGGTGTTCTATGGGCTCGGAGTCGTCAAAGCCCATGCGGTCCAGCATGGCGATGACCCGGTCCGAGGCGAAGAGGCGCATGAGGTCGTCGTCAAAGCTCACATAGAAGCGGCTTCCCCCCGGGTCCCCCTGGCGCCCGGCGCGGCCCCGGAGCTGGTTGTCGATGCGGCGGGACTCGTGCCGCTCCGTGCCCAGGATGAAAAGCCCTCCCAACTCTCGCACCCTCTCCTCGTCCGCCTTGCACTCTTCCCGGATCTGGCGGATCCTTTCCTGGATCTCGGGCTTGATCCCCAGCTCCTGGGCCAAAGCCCGGGCCTCCTCCTCCTGGCCCGCCACCATCTTCTTGATGAAGAGCTCCACCTTCCACTCGTAGCGGTCAAAGCCCTCCTTCTCCAGAAGGGCCGCCGCCAGGTACTCGGGGTTCCCGCCCAGCTTGATGTCCGTACCCCGGCCTGCCATGTTGGTGGCGATGGTGACCGTCTTGCTCCGGCCCGCCTGGGCTACGATCTCCGCCTCCTTGGCGTGGTGCTTGGCGTTGAGCACCTGGTGGGGGATACCTTGGCGCAACACGGCCAGGGTGTGCACCGCCCGCTTCAGACCTTCCCAAGCAGCCCTCAGGTTGCCTTTGGCGGGGATGAGCTCTTCAAAAGGGGCCAGGTCCTCATCCTTGAGCTGGGTGGGTTTTTCCAAGAGCTTCCTCAGGCGCTCCCACGCCTCCCCTTGCTGCTTCTGGCTGGCCTTCTTAAAGAGCTCCAGGCGCATCTCCAGCCGGGGCAGATAGAGGCGGGGTTCCTTTAGCATCTGGGAAAGCCTTTCCGACTTCTCGATGCTGATGGTGCCCACCAGGACGGGCTGGCCCCTTTCGTACTTCTCAGCGATCTCCTCCACCACCGCATAGAACTTGCCCTTTTCCGTGCGGTAGACCACGTCGGGGTAGTCCTTGCGGATCATGGGGCGGTTGGTGGGCACCACCACCACGTCCATGCCGTAGATCTCCTGGAACTCCTTCTCCTCGGTCTTGGCGGTACCGGTCATGCCCGCCCGCTTCTCGTAGAGGCGGAAGAAGTTCTGGTAGGTGATGGTGGCCAGGGTCTGGTTCTCCCGCTCAATCTTGACCCCCTCCTTGGCCTCGATGGCCTGGTGGAGGCCCTCCCCGTAGCGGCGCCCCGGCATGAGCCGGCCCGTGAACTCGTCCACGATGATGACCTGGCCGTCTTGGACGATGTAGTCCCGGTCCCGGTGGTAGAGCTCCTTGGCCCGGATGGCCTGGATCAGCATGTGGGCCAGCTCCATGTTCTCCGGGCTGAAAAGCCCTTCCACCCCCAGGAGCTTTTCCGCCTTGGCGATGCCCTGGAGGGTGAGGTGCACGGAGCGGTTCTTCTCCTCAATGGTGTAGTCCCCCGTGGGCTCCTTGCGCACCCCGGGCTCGGCGGGCAGGCCCCTTTCCAGCTTCTTGGCGATCTCCGCCATCTTGTAGTAGAGGTCGGTGGCCTTCTCCGCCGGGCCGGAGATGATGAGGGGGGTGCGGGCCTCGTCGATGAGGATGGAGTCCACCTCGTCGATGATGGCGTAGTGCAAGGGGGTGTCGTGGCGCAGGACCAGCTGGTCCGGGGCTATCGCCATGTTGTCCCGAAGGTAGTCAAAGCCCAGCTCGGAGTTGGTCACGTAGGTGACATCCGCCAGGTACGCCTTGCGGCGCTCCTCCAGGGTGGAGCTGTGCTGGATCACCCCCACCCTGAGGCCCAGGCCCCGGTACACGGGCCCCATCCACTCGGCGTCGCGCCGGGCCAGGTAGTCGTTCACCGTGACCACGTGGATACCCCTACCCCTTAGGGCGTTCAAGGCCACGGCCAGGGTGGCCACCAGGGTCTTCCCCTCCCCGGTCTTCATCTCGGCGATCTTGCCCTCGTGGAGGACCGCCCCACCGATGAGCTGCACGTCAAAGTGGCGCATGCCCAAATAGCGCTTGGCGGATTCCCGGGTCAGGGCGAAGGCCATGGGAAGAAGCTCCTCCAGGCTTGCCCCCTTTTCGTGTTTCTCCCTGAGTTCCCCATAGGCCGCAGCCAGGTCAGGGATCCTCTCCACCTCCGGCTCCAGCCGGTTGGTGGGCTCTACCACTTGCTTGTAGTAGCGGGCGATCTCCCGTTCGTTGTTGTCAAAAAGCTTCCGTATGAGGCCCAGCATCCTAAGGCCGATTGTACCCCTATTGGATGAGAAAGCCTTCAGGCCTCTTCCAAGGGCCAGTAGGCGGTGGCCCCCAAGGATAAGGGGCTAGGAGAAAAACCCGCTTGGTGGCGCCGCCAGGCGGCCAAGGCCACCATGGCCCCGTTGTCCTGGGAAAGCCCCTTGGGGGGGAAGTGGACGGTGAGCCCCGCCTCCTGGAAGCGGGCCTGCAGGGCGCGGTTGGCCGCCACCCCCCCCGCCACCAGGAGCACCCGGTGGCCGGTGTCCTTGGCGGCCCGGAGGACCACCTGGGCCAGATGTTCCACCGCCGCCTCCTGGAAGCCCTTGGCCAAGGCCGGGGCGGGATACCCGGCCTCCACCAGCTGCACCGCCTTGGTCTTAAGACCGGAGAAGCTGAAGTCATAGCCCTTCTGCTCCCGTAGGGGCACGGGGAAGGGCACCTTCTCCTTGGCCTCCTGGGCCAGGCATTCGATCTCCGGCCCCCCGGGAAAGCCAAGCCCGAGAAGCCTCGCCACCTTGTCAAAGGCCTCTCCGGCGGCGTCGTCCCGG
This sequence is a window from Thermus caldifontis. Protein-coding genes within it:
- the secA gene encoding preprotein translocase subunit SecA, with protein sequence MLGLIRKLFDNNEREIARYYKQVVEPTNRLEPEVERIPDLAAAYGELREKHEKGASLEELLPMAFALTRESAKRYLGMRHFDVQLIGGAVLHEGKIAEMKTGEGKTLVATLAVALNALRGRGIHVVTVNDYLARRDAEWMGPVYRGLGLRVGVIQHSSTLEERRKAYLADVTYVTNSELGFDYLRDNMAIAPDQLVLRHDTPLHYAIIDEVDSILIDEARTPLIISGPAEKATDLYYKMAEIAKKLERGLPAEPGVRKEPTGDYTIEEKNRSVHLTLQGIAKAEKLLGVEGLFSPENMELAHMLIQAIRAKELYHRDRDYIVQDGQVIIVDEFTGRLMPGRRYGEGLHQAIEAKEGVKIERENQTLATITYQNFFRLYEKRAGMTGTAKTEEKEFQEIYGMDVVVVPTNRPMIRKDYPDVVYRTEKGKFYAVVEEIAEKYERGQPVLVGTISIEKSERLSQMLKEPRLYLPRLEMRLELFKKASQKQQGEAWERLRKLLEKPTQLKDEDLAPFEELIPAKGNLRAAWEGLKRAVHTLAVLRQGIPHQVLNAKHHAKEAEIVAQAGRSKTVTIATNMAGRGTDIKLGGNPEYLAAALLEKEGFDRYEWKVELFIKKMVAGQEEEARALAQELGIKPEIQERIRQIREECKADEERVRELGGLFILGTERHESRRIDNQLRGRAGRQGDPGGSRFYVSFDDDLMRLFASDRVIAMLDRMGFDDSEPIEHPMVTRSIERAQKRVEDRNFAVRKQLLQFDDVMARQREVIYAQRRLILLGKDEEVKEAALGMVEETVAGIAENVLNPQVHPEDWDLEALKATLLDTVPQIADFPFEELRTLKPEEGVERLVEAALKAYEAREQELSPPLMRAVERFVILNVVDSAWKEHLHNLDVLRQGIFLRGYGQKDPFQEYKIEATRLFNDMVGFIKGEVAKFLFRLKVEMEPVRPVREAPYVPVPAPKEEARPFGVEKKRPATPPPQPGLSRAERRRLMREEKKRKKE
- the tsaD gene encoding tRNA (adenosine(37)-N6)-threonylcarbamoyltransferase complex transferase subunit TsaD yields the protein MWILGIDTSCDDTGVGLVRDGVVVVNLVAGQVALHQVFGGVVPELASREHLKALPILVKEALAQAGIAPKDLSLIAATRGPGLIGALLVGYTFAKGFAWALGRPFYAIHHLEAHIAAAWPEGLDPPFLALVASGGHTHLFEVQALGRYRLLGATRDDAAGEAFDKVARLLGLGFPGGPEIECLAQEAKEKVPFPVPLREQKGYDFSFSGLKTKAVQLVEAGYPAPALAKGFQEAAVEHLAQVVLRAAKDTGHRVLLVAGGVAANRALQARFQEAGLTVHFPPKGLSQDNGAMVALAAWRRHQAGFSPSPLSLGATAYWPLEEA
- a CDS encoding YebC/PmpR family DNA-binding transcriptional regulator, whose amino-acid sequence is MAGHSKWAQIKRKKAANDLKRGKIISKHLRAIQAAARAGGSPYPEANVQLRNAIEAARADDVPMENIERLLQKLQGGGDGAEQYEEIVYEGYAPGGVALLVYALTDNRNRTAGEVRHVFNKYGGSLGASGSVAWQFERRGVIVCPNSEAAQEAAIELGALDLEEEGESLTVYTDPSDTYRIAEELKGRGIPVEAVEVVQHPQNTVALPPEEALKVMRLVEALEDLDDVQHVYTNLDPASLQVEA